A window of the Legionellales bacterium genome harbors these coding sequences:
- the gcvPA gene encoding aminomethyl-transferring glycine dehydrogenase subunit GcvPA encodes MPFIPHTEQDIASMLAAIGVDDIENLFDEIPSALKIKQLKQVPPGINEMQLSRLMNQRADTYHNQLCFIGAGSYEHHIPAAVWELTTRGEFMTAYTPYQAEASQGNLQLMYEYQTMMANLMGMEVSNASLYEGASAVSEAVLMALRANRKSTSHTVLVPKTLHPNYREVLNTILPLQNIHIIELEFDPAQGRIDPQQLQQFNDRDISAIVIPQPNFFGVIENVDAITDWAKQQNCMSIGVVNPIVMAYLKEPGQWGAEGVDIACGEGQPLGIPMASGGPYFGFLCCKKEFVRQMPGRLVGRTVDSDGKPGFALTLQAREQHIRRAKATSNICTNQGLMVIAATIYMSLLGPTGLQQVAEYSHYHTQLLHTQLMTIPGVKKIFNAPFFHEIAVQLPVDVNAVLREMAKHHIQAGCSLTEHYPQLENALLVCATETKTEADIHQYVNALKNSIQQISQGQHQQASELC; translated from the coding sequence ATGCCATTTATTCCCCATACCGAGCAAGATATTGCGAGCATGCTTGCGGCAATTGGTGTTGATGACATTGAAAATTTATTCGATGAAATTCCTAGTGCCTTAAAAATAAAGCAATTAAAACAAGTGCCACCAGGCATCAATGAAATGCAGTTGAGTCGCTTAATGAATCAACGGGCAGACACTTATCATAACCAATTATGTTTTATTGGTGCGGGAAGTTATGAACATCACATTCCGGCTGCGGTTTGGGAATTAACCACGCGTGGAGAGTTCATGACGGCTTATACACCCTATCAAGCCGAAGCTTCCCAAGGTAATTTGCAATTAATGTATGAATATCAAACCATGATGGCTAATTTAATGGGAATGGAAGTATCCAATGCTTCATTATATGAAGGTGCTTCCGCCGTGTCTGAGGCCGTATTAATGGCGTTACGCGCAAATCGTAAATCCACCAGTCACACCGTGCTTGTTCCCAAAACATTACATCCTAATTATCGCGAAGTATTAAATACCATTTTACCTTTGCAAAATATTCACATTATTGAACTGGAATTTGATCCTGCACAGGGAAGAATTGATCCTCAACAATTGCAGCAATTTAACGATCGCGATATTAGCGCAATTGTTATTCCTCAACCGAATTTTTTTGGCGTTATCGAAAATGTCGATGCTATAACCGATTGGGCAAAGCAACAAAATTGTATGAGTATTGGTGTGGTAAATCCAATTGTGATGGCATATTTAAAAGAACCTGGGCAATGGGGTGCAGAGGGAGTGGATATTGCTTGTGGTGAAGGACAACCGTTGGGAATTCCAATGGCTTCGGGTGGTCCTTATTTTGGCTTTTTATGTTGTAAAAAAGAATTTGTTCGGCAAATGCCTGGGCGTTTAGTGGGGCGTACGGTGGACAGTGATGGTAAACCTGGATTTGCACTCACTCTGCAAGCACGTGAGCAACATATTCGTCGCGCAAAAGCCACTTCAAATATTTGTACCAATCAAGGTTTAATGGTAATTGCCGCGACTATTTATATGAGTTTATTAGGGCCAACCGGGTTGCAACAAGTTGCGGAATATTCTCATTATCACACGCAATTATTGCATACTCAATTAATGACGATACCTGGCGTGAAAAAAATATTTAATGCGCCGTTTTTTCATGAAATTGCCGTGCAATTGCCAGTGGATGTTAATGCCGTATTACGCGAAATGGCGAAACACCATATCCAAGCGGGATGTTCTTTAACGGAACATTATCCACAATTAGAAAATGCCCTCTTGGTGTGTGCCACAGAAACCAAAACCGAGGCGGATATTCATCAATACGTAAATGCGTTAAAAAATAGTATTCAGCAAATCTCTCAGGGTCAACATCAACAAGCGAGTGAATTATGTTAA